In Scylla paramamosain isolate STU-SP2022 chromosome 1, ASM3559412v1, whole genome shotgun sequence, one DNA window encodes the following:
- the LOC135100915 gene encoding uncharacterized protein LOC135100915, with the protein MGKYKRLPENYFKLTNPVVISVVCVGLYLLLMAWLDPENISPTFFGRVANLATWLGLEYNNAVKQIFLSTVAIHVGEMIASVYYCQKLKLNSTVTLAWMVQTLFLGIFSLWYLIWPKREIKEVPKSKETD; encoded by the exons ATGGGAAAGTACAAAAGGCTCCCAGAAAATTACTTCAAGCTCACTAACCCTGTGGTGATCTCCGTGGTGTGTGTTGGGTTGTATTTGTTGCTG ATGGCATGGTTGGACCCTGAGAACATATCTCCAACATTCTTTGGCCGTGTTGCTAACCTTGCCACATGGCTTGGATTGGAGTACAACAATGCCGTCAAGCAAAT ATTTCTCTCTACAGTGGCAATTCATGTAGGTGAGATGATTGCATCAGTTTACTACTGCCAGAAGCTGAAACTGAACTCTACTGTAACACTTGCCTGGATGGTGCAGACACTTTTCCTCGGTATATTCTCTCTATGGTACCTCATCTGGCctaagagagaaattaaagaagttCCTAAATCTAAAGAAACTGATTGA
- the LOC135100921 gene encoding acyl-coenzyme A thioesterase 13-like, giving the protein MSGGNGVKKLLQQMLSAVVESGGYDTQLSKLCLVSAGQGRCVAKVKIEKEHTNRGGNLHGGFTATLVDAVSTLALMTTEQGAPGVSVNINVSYMKSAKTGEEILINAETLRVGKTMAFLDVDIINKETGDLVAKGSHTKFIG; this is encoded by the exons ATGTCTGGCGGTAACGGTGTGAAAAAACTTCTTCAACAAATGTTATCAGCAGTAGTGGAGTCCGGAGGCTATGATACACAGTTGTCTAAG CTGTGTCTGGTATCAGCTGGTCAGGGACGTTGTGTAGCCAAAgtgaagatagaaaaggaaCACACCAATCGGGGAGGGAATCTCCATGGGGGCTTCACTGCCACACTGGTTGATGCAGTGTCCACCTTGGCTCTCATGACCACTGAGCAGGGTGCTCCAGGTGTCTCTGTCAATATAAACGTGTC ATACATGAAAAGTGCTAAAACTGGAGAAGAAATTCTCATCAATGCTGAGACGCTTAGGGTGGGCAAGACAATGGCTTTCCTGGACGTTGATATAATCAACAAAGAAACAGGAGACCTGGTGGCCAAGGGCAGCCACACAAAATTTATTGGATGA